The Mercenaria mercenaria strain notata chromosome 10, MADL_Memer_1, whole genome shotgun sequence genome contains a region encoding:
- the LOC128546345 gene encoding uncharacterized protein LOC128546345 — MSLHIFVDASTLSYGATAYLCTSNQSTLVMAKTRVAPLKKLTLPRLELMAAVVGSRLATHLQSSCNIGSNNTYLLSDSRIFLHWLQTNKSLKRFVKNRVKEIQQLTCSQNWKYCPTQDNPADLMTRGISATLFTNSKIWMNGLSLITKPLNWPAWHNNDATVMTTVSSDSLEYEQGRQPPQDSPESRTELRNFIDVTKISKYTKLQRVTAYVLRFINKCREKTYPHHDQLTTNELQKAEVVLLHSCQHNTYQEEITKLRTSVRTILRRCLVYRRTEGKAYSAPDPPPLPQYRVKDAPPFTVTVVDFSGALYVRDSSNNESKAYICLFTCAFTRAVHLELVPNLSEEDFLQAFRRFTSRRSVPTLMISDNASTYVAASNHIQRLFESQTVQDALSMKGTCSMVRRLVGTSN, encoded by the exons ATGTCTCTACATATTTTCGTCGACGCTAGTACCTTATCATATGGTGCTACAGCCTACCTGTGTACATCAAACCAGTCTACCTTAGTTATGGCAAAGACCCGTGTAGCTCCACTGAAGAAACTTACGTTACCCCGCCTAGAACTTATGGCAGCTGTGGTGGGTTCACGCTTAGCCACCCATCTCCAGTCTTCATGCAATATTGGTTCAAATAATACCTACCTGTTGTCTGACTCCCGGATTTTTCTACATTGGCTACAAACCAACAAATCATTGAAGCGATTTGTGAAAAATCGAGTTAAAGAGATTCAACAACTTACCTGTTCCCAGAATTGGAAATATTGCCCCACTCAAGACAACCCCGCTGACTTAATGACACGCGGTATATCAGCGACACTGTTTACCAACAGCAAGATCTGGATGAATGGTCTTTCCTTGATAACCAAACCATTAAATTGGCCAGCATGGCATAATAACGATGCGACTGTGATGACAACAGTATCGAGTGATTCATTAGAGTATGAACAAGGGAGACAACCGCCACAAGATTCACCAGAATCGCGTACAGAGTTACGTAACTTTATTGACGTAACTAAAATCAGCAAGTACACGAAACTTCAACGAGTGACAGCGTATGTACTACGGTTCATAAATAAATGCAGAGAGAAAACCTACCCACATCATGATCAACTGACAACTAATGAACTACAGAAAGCAGAGGTAGTCTTACTACACAGCTGCCAACATAATACTTACCAGGAAGAGATCACAAAGCTGAGAACA AGTGTTCGTACAATACTTCGTAGATGTCTTGTTTACCGTAGAACAGAAGGGAAGGCATACTCAGCCCCAGACCCACCTCCATTACCGCAATACAGAGTAAAAGATGCACCACCATTCACTGTAACTGTTGTAGATTTCTCCGGAGCTCTCTACGTTCGAGATAGTTCCAACAACGAGTCCAAAGCATACATCTGCCTCTTCACGTGCGCGTTCACCAGAGCCGTGCACTTGGAACTTGTACCCAACCTTTCCGAAGAGGACTTCCTACAAGCGTTCAGACGATTCACCAGCCGTAGATCCGTTCCCACACTGATGATTTCAGACAACGCCTCCACGTATGTTGCAGCCTCTAACCATATACAACGCCTGTTCGAATCCCAGACAGTACAAGACGCTCTTAGCATGAAAGGTACGTGCTCCATGGTACGGCGGCTGGTGGGAACGTCTAATTGA